TTTTTGAAACCACTTCATAAAATGGACCGATTCGTGAATAAGTCGGACAACTCGAAAATCGGTTTCTGTGTGGTTGTGATTTCCGGTCCCAGTGGCAGCGGAAAGACGACTGTCGTTTCGCGCCTCGAAGAAGAATCGCCGGTTAAGCTGGTGAAAACCATTTCTGCGACGACACGACCGCCACGCAAACACGAAGTTGCTGGTCAGGATTATTATTTTCTGAAGCCAGAAGAATTTGATCAACGTAAGCAGAATGGGGAATTTCTGGAATTCGCAGAGGTTTACCGCACTGGTTACTGGTACGGGACTTTGAAATCAGAAGTGGAACGAGCCCGGAACTCTGGGGGTTGGGCCTTGCTGGAAATCGATGTAGAGGGGGCATTGAATGTGATGCGGGAATATCCCGAAGCCCTCACGATATTCCTGACCACACCTTCAGAAACAGTATTTGAACAAAGACTGCGAGATCGCGGGACCGAGGATGAAGTCGTCATACAAAAACGGCTCGAAACGGCTCGAAACGAACTGAAATTCGCAAGTCGATACCGATATACCGTCATCAACGACCGGCTTGATCGAGCGGTCGAAGAAATTAAAGATCTTTTTTGTCAACACGCCGGGGAGTGCTGCGAGCATGCTTGAAGAACTGAAAGAAGAAGTCATTGTCAACAAGGTCGGTGGTCGATTTAAGCTCTCGACGATCATTCAGAAGCGAATGGTCGCTCTGAATCGGGGCGCTCGTCCACTCGTCGAAATCCCGACCAAGAATCTGATGAAAATCGTGATTCAGGAAATCCTGGAAGACAAAATCTATCTCGATCGTACGGGAAATGTTGCCATCAAAGGCGAAGTCGCTCCCGATGTGGAAGAATATTTTGACGCTGGCCCAGGCCTTGATGATTTGGCATGACACAAGCTCGTGCGGAAATCCTGGTCGGCATCAGCGGAGGAATTGCCGCTTACAAGACGGCTGATCTGGTCAGTCGTCTTGTCAAAAAGGATTATGCGGTAACGGTCATCATGACGGAAGCCGCCCAGAAATTCATTGGCAAGGCGACTTTCGAAGCGCTGACGAATCGCCCTGTCTACACCGACTTATTCGCTCCCCGGGAACATTTCCTGGGGGAGCATATCGGCTTGCCTCGACGAGCCGATTTACTCATCATCGCCCCTG
The genomic region above belongs to Rubinisphaera italica and contains:
- the gmk gene encoding guanylate kinase, whose translation is MNKSDNSKIGFCVVVISGPSGSGKTTVVSRLEEESPVKLVKTISATTRPPRKHEVAGQDYYFLKPEEFDQRKQNGEFLEFAEVYRTGYWYGTLKSEVERARNSGGWALLEIDVEGALNVMREYPEALTIFLTTPSETVFEQRLRDRGTEDEVVIQKRLETARNELKFASRYRYTVINDRLDRAVEEIKDLFCQHAGECCEHA
- a CDS encoding DNA-directed RNA polymerase subunit omega, whose amino-acid sequence is MLEELKEEVIVNKVGGRFKLSTIIQKRMVALNRGARPLVEIPTKNLMKIVIQEILEDKIYLDRTGNVAIKGEVAPDVEEYFDAGPGLDDLA